In one window of Primulina tabacum isolate GXHZ01 chromosome 8, ASM2559414v2, whole genome shotgun sequence DNA:
- the LOC142552896 gene encoding protein SMALL AUXIN UP-REGULATED RNA 51-like: MKMPIKKSNKQSQKAVMIKQIMKRYSSLGKKQDYENGQGFPSDVPKGHFAVYVGENRSRYIIPISFLDKPQFQSLLQRAEEELGFQYHQMGLTIPCGEDLFEAQISILR; the protein is encoded by the coding sequence atgaaaatgcCGATAAAAAAATCGAACAAGCAATCCCAGAAAGCAGTGATGATCAAGCAGATTATGAAGCGGTATTCGAGTTTGGGAAAGAAACAAGACTACGAAAATGGACAAGGGTTCCCTTCGGACGTGCCCAAGGGGCATTTTGCTGTGTACGTAGGAGAGAACAGGAGCAGATACATAATCCCAATATCTTTCCTGGATAAGCCTCAGTTCCAGAGCCTTCTGCAGCGTGCCGAAGAAGAGCTCGGGTTCCAATATCATCAAATGGGGCTCACCATTCCCTGCGGGGAAGACCTTTTTGAAGCTCAAATATCAATCCTCAGGTAG